In Nitrospiria bacterium, the following proteins share a genomic window:
- a CDS encoding DUF4340 domain-containing protein — MRNKFATTYILAAVLLLLAAYLIVVEIPQRKKAGEAEQNADRLFNFASGDVDTIELRYPSGPIELKKSADGKWRLTKPFEAEADQREVQSLIATVGDIRFTRVVEDQAPNMAEFGLAHPNVDITLTLPDRSERLLIGDDGPMPSTIYLQKDGDPRVVLAQQWIKGSLTRTAFDFRTKIILPIDHDKVDQVDLEFPKQHFLITKQDKQWQLKKPKEAPADEDALNTLTLMLQNLRATYFIDPGPDHDKTLKGLKKPLVTVTMQETDNGAKKSQTARFYTASEKDSVYVVTDPGKPIYRVAKANMDELKPELFHYEDKRMVSFKPESVKAIEVRTPKDRYALISKETGWAMKEETRPLKQDLVKRFLDQVEKLKAYQTTEAPVKKPATVGLKPPLYEIRLTDQNPKSPVELRLGKELKGMLYAQGNTPIGIGLVNKDFLDEIPRKSELIKKEEPKKEEKPVNKK; from the coding sequence GTGCGCAACAAATTTGCAACGACATACATCCTGGCCGCCGTGCTCCTGCTGCTCGCGGCCTACCTGATCGTCGTCGAGATTCCCCAACGGAAAAAAGCGGGGGAGGCCGAACAGAACGCGGACCGGCTGTTTAATTTCGCGAGCGGCGACGTCGACACGATCGAGCTGCGCTATCCGTCCGGTCCGATCGAACTGAAAAAATCCGCGGACGGGAAATGGCGGCTGACGAAGCCCTTCGAAGCCGAGGCCGACCAGCGGGAGGTCCAGAGCCTGATCGCGACGGTGGGGGACATCCGCTTTACCCGGGTGGTGGAGGATCAGGCCCCGAACATGGCCGAGTTCGGACTGGCGCATCCCAACGTGGACATCACGCTCACCCTCCCCGACCGCTCGGAGCGGCTCCTGATCGGCGATGACGGGCCGATGCCGAGCACCATTTACCTTCAAAAGGACGGCGACCCGCGGGTCGTCCTGGCGCAGCAATGGATCAAGGGATCGCTGACCCGGACGGCCTTCGATTTTCGGACGAAGATCATCCTCCCGATCGATCACGACAAGGTGGATCAGGTGGACCTCGAATTTCCCAAACAACATTTTCTGATCACCAAACAGGACAAACAGTGGCAGCTGAAGAAACCGAAGGAAGCTCCCGCGGACGAGGATGCACTGAACACCCTGACGCTGATGCTCCAAAACCTCCGGGCCACCTATTTCATCGATCCCGGCCCCGACCATGACAAGACGCTGAAGGGCCTGAAAAAACCCCTCGTCACGGTCACGATGCAGGAAACGGATAACGGCGCTAAAAAATCGCAGACCGCGCGATTTTACACGGCGTCTGAAAAAGACAGCGTCTACGTCGTCACCGACCCGGGAAAACCGATCTACCGCGTGGCCAAAGCCAATATGGATGAGCTCAAACCGGAGCTGTTTCACTACGAGGATAAGCGCATGGTCAGCTTCAAGCCGGAATCGGTGAAGGCCATCGAGGTCCGCACACCGAAGGATCGATATGCGCTGATTTCGAAGGAGACGGGCTGGGCCATGAAGGAGGAGACCCGGCCGCTCAAGCAGGACCTCGTCAAACGTTTCCTGGATCAGGTCGAAAAGCTCAAGGCGTATCAGACGACCGAGGCCCCGGTAAAAAAACCGGCCACGGTCGGACTGAAGCCGCCCCTCTATGAAATCCGCCTGACGGATCAGAATCCGAAATCGCCGGTCGAATTGCGGCTGGGAAAAGAGCTCAAAGGGATGCTGTACGCGCAGGGCAACACCCCGATCGGCATCGGACTGGTGAACAAGGATTTTCTCGACGAGATTCCGCGGAAGTCGGAGTTGATCAAGAAGGAAGAGCCGAAGAAAGAGGAAAAGCCCGTTAACAAAAAGTAG
- a CDS encoding FGGY family carbohydrate kinase, translated as MADYLLGLDQGSTNSKALLVDRKGRIVRLASAPLKAVRPRPGWVEHDPKAILNSQLQAAKQLLRSVGRNNTIAALGIANQRSTIILWDKKSGRPLTPAISWQDLRADELTRQWGEHRDLIRSKTGLRLTPYYAAPKLRWLLDRSKGLRAKAEKGSVLCGTVNTFLAWHLTKGEVHATDHANAARMLLMNLHRLAWDEELLSLFGIPPAILPRILPTAADYGTARLGGVEIPIRALIGDQQAGLLGLGAVHPGEAVVNYGTGGFLLVNTGPQSVPLPGLLSSLAWTTPEETAYVAEGTVNAVGSAFDWLIKAGWLKSVAEIDRVVKSSGERVYLVPALAGLGAPHWVSQARMGILGLGPTTTKADVVRAAIEGVAFLIKDSVEALQRNGPIRIRTLTAGGGGSQIASLVQTQADWLGIPIRRSVITEATALGAALLAGVGGGWWKAPSSVPINRAGEIFRPRISEAERENIYGGWKKAIEAVKMFGGEVL; from the coding sequence ATGGCCGACTATCTTTTGGGACTCGATCAGGGCAGCACGAACTCGAAGGCGCTTCTTGTCGACCGCAAGGGAAGGATCGTTCGTCTTGCATCCGCGCCGCTCAAAGCCGTCCGTCCTCGCCCGGGTTGGGTCGAGCATGATCCAAAGGCCATCCTCAATTCTCAACTGCAAGCCGCCAAACAACTCCTCCGATCCGTCGGCAGGAATAATACCATCGCGGCCCTCGGCATCGCCAACCAACGTTCCACGATCATCCTTTGGGATAAAAAATCCGGACGGCCGTTGACCCCCGCGATCAGCTGGCAGGATTTGAGAGCGGACGAGCTGACGCGGCAATGGGGGGAGCACCGCGACCTGATCCGCTCGAAAACCGGATTGAGGCTCACGCCGTATTACGCCGCCCCGAAGCTGAGGTGGCTTCTGGACCGCTCGAAGGGACTGCGCGCCAAGGCCGAGAAGGGGAGTGTCCTCTGCGGGACGGTCAATACCTTCCTGGCCTGGCATCTCACGAAGGGCGAAGTCCACGCGACGGATCATGCCAACGCGGCGCGGATGCTCCTGATGAATTTGCACCGCCTGGCGTGGGATGAGGAATTGCTATCGCTGTTCGGTATCCCTCCGGCCATCCTTCCGCGCATCCTTCCGACTGCGGCCGATTACGGGACGGCGCGCCTCGGGGGCGTTGAAATCCCGATCCGCGCCTTGATCGGGGATCAGCAGGCCGGGTTGTTGGGACTGGGGGCGGTTCATCCGGGCGAGGCCGTGGTGAACTACGGTACCGGAGGCTTTCTGCTGGTCAACACGGGCCCCCAATCTGTTCCGCTTCCCGGGTTGCTATCCAGCCTGGCCTGGACGACGCCGGAGGAGACGGCCTATGTCGCGGAGGGAACGGTCAACGCGGTGGGAAGCGCCTTCGATTGGCTTATAAAGGCGGGATGGCTCAAATCGGTCGCTGAGATCGACCGGGTTGTGAAATCGTCCGGCGAACGGGTTTATCTCGTCCCGGCCCTTGCGGGCTTGGGCGCTCCCCACTGGGTGAGTCAGGCCCGGATGGGCATACTCGGGCTCGGACCGACCACGACCAAGGCCGACGTGGTCCGGGCCGCGATCGAGGGCGTCGCCTTTTTGATCAAGGACAGTGTCGAGGCCCTTCAACGAAACGGGCCCATCCGGATCAGGACGCTGACGGCCGGGGGCGGGGGCTCGCAAATCGCCTCCCTGGTTCAGACACAGGCTGATTGGCTCGGCATCCCGATCCGCCGCTCGGTCATTACCGAGGCCACGGCCCTCGGCGCGGCGCTCCTGGCCGGCGTCGGCGGCGGCTGGTGGAAAGCGCCCTCGTCGGTTCCGATAAATCGGGCCGGCGAAATCTTCCGGCCCCGGATTTCGGAAGCGGAACGGGAAAATATCTACGGCGGGTGGAAAAAGGCGATCGAGGCGGTAAAGATGTTCGGCGGGGAGGTGCTGTAG
- a CDS encoding transposase: MGAYFITICTWNKECLFRDVADGQLQLNGYGKVVQEEWLRTAIIRPNVILDEFIVMPNHCHGIMVISGPGRGVLPYAPTTRRTPFGSPSQTIGAIVRGFKSAVTKRINTKRHVSRVPVWQRNYYERVIRDDSEMHRIREYIAENPARWLEDEENPNRQL; the protein is encoded by the coding sequence GTGGGGGCGTATTTCATTACGATCTGCACATGGAATAAGGAATGCTTGTTTAGAGACGTCGCAGACGGTCAACTACAATTGAACGGTTACGGAAAGGTAGTGCAGGAGGAATGGTTGCGAACAGCCATTATCAGGCCAAATGTGATACTGGATGAATTCATCGTGATGCCTAACCATTGTCACGGGATCATGGTGATCTCGGGCCCAGGTAGGGGCGTATTGCCATACGCCCCTACGACACGTCGGACACCGTTTGGATCCCCATCGCAAACCATCGGCGCAATTGTACGCGGTTTCAAATCCGCGGTCACGAAACGTATCAATACCAAACGTCATGTATCGCGTGTTCCTGTCTGGCAACGCAATTATTATGAAAGGGTGATCCGCGATGATTCCGAAATGCACCGCATCCGGGAATACATCGCCGAAAACCCCGCCCGGTGGTTGGAGGACGAAGAAAATCCGAATCGCCAATTATAG
- a CDS encoding Gldg family protein, which yields MLNSLSKGAGWLGFLTAIAAAIVYQVNPEWKLYVTLAELAALGLLVFFFIVHFEALKSFSTRRSTKLGANSILMVLIFMAILGILNFILSRHHLRFDFSETSAFSLAPQTRQVLKDLHRDVKITAFVSDQGRSRAKDLLSSYNYRNPRIAYTLVDPDKRPSLAKQYGITQYDTLVLESGKQETQIKTVDEQELTNAIIRIGQDERRKILFLENHGEHRLSDTEKTGYSRVKDGLEKQGFDVGALSLLEEGKVPDKTAVLVIPGPQKGFLPQEKAALSAYLAANGKVLLLLDPDVQANLDDFLSQWGIKMGKGLIIDPVSRLLGGDFTVPVVTNYPPHDITKNFNLATFFPVTQSVNFDPGRSSDFDYKPLAQTSDNSWSKTRLTETRLNFDPAEDVRGPLTLAVVVTRKTLSGSPEPHAHDAPKKPEAPEEARPTLVVFGDSDFAANGSFNFSGNGDLFLNTVTWLAQEKGLISIRAKETHFTPLFMSRSQGTVLMYVSLLFLPGAVFITGIAIWKRRRLL from the coding sequence ATGCTGAATTCACTAAGCAAAGGCGCCGGCTGGCTGGGCTTTCTGACGGCGATCGCCGCGGCCATCGTCTATCAGGTCAATCCCGAATGGAAACTCTACGTTACGCTCGCGGAGCTGGCGGCGCTCGGGCTGCTGGTCTTTTTCTTCATCGTTCATTTCGAGGCCCTGAAATCCTTCTCGACGCGGCGCTCCACCAAGCTCGGGGCCAACAGCATCCTCATGGTCCTGATCTTCATGGCCATCCTGGGCATCCTGAACTTCATCCTGTCCCGGCATCATCTGCGCTTCGATTTTTCGGAAACCTCGGCCTTTTCCCTGGCGCCGCAGACGCGGCAGGTTTTAAAGGACCTGCACCGGGACGTGAAGATCACGGCCTTCGTCTCGGATCAAGGACGGAGCCGGGCCAAGGACCTGCTGAGTAGTTACAACTACCGGAACCCGCGAATCGCCTACACGCTCGTCGATCCCGACAAAAGGCCGTCCCTGGCCAAACAGTACGGAATCACCCAGTACGACACCCTCGTTCTCGAAAGCGGAAAACAGGAAACCCAGATCAAGACGGTCGACGAGCAGGAATTGACCAACGCGATCATCCGCATCGGTCAGGATGAGCGTCGGAAAATCCTGTTCCTGGAGAATCACGGAGAGCACCGCCTTTCGGACACGGAGAAAACGGGCTACTCCCGCGTGAAGGACGGTCTCGAGAAACAGGGTTTCGATGTCGGCGCGCTCTCGCTCCTGGAGGAAGGCAAGGTTCCCGACAAAACGGCCGTTCTGGTCATTCCCGGGCCCCAGAAAGGGTTTCTCCCGCAGGAAAAGGCCGCGCTGTCCGCTTATCTGGCCGCCAACGGCAAGGTCCTGCTTCTCCTCGACCCCGATGTTCAGGCCAACCTGGACGACTTCCTGTCCCAGTGGGGAATCAAAATGGGGAAGGGGCTGATTATCGACCCCGTCTCCCGGCTCCTGGGCGGGGATTTCACGGTGCCCGTGGTGACGAACTACCCCCCTCATGACATCACGAAAAACTTCAACCTGGCGACCTTTTTCCCGGTGACCCAGTCGGTCAACTTCGACCCGGGCCGGTCTTCGGATTTCGATTACAAACCCCTGGCCCAGACCAGCGACAACAGCTGGTCCAAGACCCGCCTGACCGAGACCCGGCTGAATTTCGATCCGGCGGAAGACGTCCGCGGGCCCTTGACCCTGGCGGTCGTGGTCACCCGGAAGACCCTTTCCGGGTCGCCCGAACCCCATGCCCATGACGCCCCCAAGAAGCCCGAAGCGCCCGAGGAGGCGCGGCCGACGCTGGTCGTGTTCGGAGACTCCGACTTTGCCGCGAACGGGTCGTTCAATTTTTCCGGAAACGGCGACCTGTTCCTGAATACCGTGACCTGGCTGGCCCAGGAAAAGGGCCTGATCTCCATCCGGGCGAAGGAAACCCATTTCACCCCGCTGTTCATGTCGCGGTCCCAGGGAACGGTCCTGATGTACGTTTCGCTCCTGTTTCTGCCCGGCGCCGTATTCATCACCGGGATCGCCATCTGGAAACGTCGGCGGCTTTTATAG